In the Solibacillus sp. FSL K6-1523 genome, one interval contains:
- a CDS encoding VOC family protein, producing MSLQFDHFVHLTADPKKAIETFQAIGLHAVEGGKHENLGTYNALSYFGLSYVELIGIFDEALVKTAANIKYSLRDTFIENQLQQGPQRIALRSNNLTALAEHFRSLGLEVNGPSDFSRTRPDGTLVTWKLLFAGKPSDSITLPFFIQWDENDNDRHEDLQQRGVIAPHEIGDISVDGAAFAVQNLEQITSLWQEILQLDKGLIYEDKEWNAKAQRLSLQGGDIIFYEPLGEGTVQEIINSKGEGLFALQFKGSDPKITTISNAIYRFI from the coding sequence ATGTCACTACAATTTGATCATTTTGTCCATTTAACAGCTGACCCGAAAAAAGCAATTGAAACATTTCAAGCGATCGGATTACACGCAGTCGAAGGTGGTAAGCACGAAAATCTCGGAACTTACAATGCATTAAGCTATTTTGGTTTGAGCTATGTAGAATTAATCGGAATTTTTGATGAAGCTTTAGTAAAAACAGCCGCGAATATTAAATACAGCTTGCGTGATACATTTATCGAAAACCAACTACAACAAGGTCCCCAGCGCATCGCTTTACGCTCTAATAATTTGACTGCATTAGCAGAACATTTCCGCTCACTCGGCTTAGAAGTGAACGGACCATCAGATTTTAGCCGAACACGCCCAGATGGAACACTTGTCACATGGAAACTTTTATTTGCCGGAAAACCAAGTGATTCTATAACATTACCTTTCTTTATACAATGGGATGAAAACGATAACGACCGTCATGAAGACCTACAACAACGTGGTGTAATTGCACCTCATGAAATTGGAGATATTTCAGTAGATGGTGCAGCATTTGCCGTTCAAAATTTAGAACAAATTACTTCCCTTTGGCAGGAAATTTTACAACTCGATAAAGGCTTAATTTACGAAGATAAAGAATGGAATGCTAAAGCACAGCGCCTTTCATTACAAGGTGGCGACATCATTTTTTACGAACCACTTGGTGAAGGTACTGTGCAAGAAATAATTAATTCTAAAGGTGAAGGTTTATTCGCTCTTCAATTCAAAGGTAGTGACCCAAAAATAACTACTATCTCAAACGCAATATATCGATTTATTTAG
- a CDS encoding short-chain fatty acid transporter, protein MKAITRFTNALMERFLPDPYIFVAILTFLVLLLGVTFTDSSPLDMTVHWGNGFWGLLAFTMQMVVVLAAGHVLANSPLFKKGLTKLASFIKTPSMAIIVVTFVSLIACWINWGFGLVIGAIFAKEIARQVKKVDYRLLIASAYSGFVVWHGGLAGSVPLSIATENHPFQDIMGIVPTTQTIFSTYNLFIVIVIVLTLPFFNRLLMPKDEDIVEVDPALLVEEKESFPLAEKTFASITERSYIITGFIGLLGLTFLGHHFMTKGFVLDLNIVNTIFVILGIILHGTPQRFLAAAQDAIKTTSGIVFQFPFYAGIMGMMTASGLAAVMSGWFVSISNEHTFYLFTFYAAGLVNFFVPSGGGQWSVQAPIMLDAATALNADYAKTAMAIAWGDAWTNMIQPFWALPALAIAGLRAKDIMGFCVLVLVFTGIIISIGFLFF, encoded by the coding sequence ATGAAAGCAATTACACGTTTTACAAATGCGTTGATGGAAAGATTTCTTCCAGATCCGTATATATTTGTAGCCATTTTAACATTCCTTGTGCTGCTTCTCGGTGTGACTTTTACGGATTCCTCACCTTTAGATATGACCGTCCATTGGGGAAATGGATTTTGGGGTTTATTAGCCTTTACAATGCAGATGGTCGTTGTTCTAGCGGCAGGACATGTTTTAGCTAATAGCCCATTATTTAAAAAAGGGTTAACGAAATTAGCTTCTTTTATCAAAACACCAAGCATGGCGATTATTGTCGTAACATTCGTTTCATTAATTGCTTGCTGGATTAACTGGGGCTTCGGTTTAGTAATTGGAGCAATCTTTGCAAAAGAAATTGCACGTCAAGTGAAAAAAGTAGACTACCGTTTATTAATTGCGAGTGCTTACTCAGGATTTGTTGTGTGGCATGGGGGGTTAGCAGGGTCGGTACCATTATCGATTGCAACAGAAAATCATCCATTCCAAGACATCATGGGGATAGTTCCTACTACTCAAACGATTTTCTCGACGTATAACTTATTTATCGTCATCGTTATTGTGTTAACATTACCGTTCTTCAACCGTCTATTAATGCCAAAGGATGAGGACATTGTGGAAGTTGATCCAGCTTTATTAGTCGAGGAAAAGGAAAGTTTCCCACTTGCTGAAAAAACATTCGCATCTATTACAGAGCGCAGTTATATTATTACAGGCTTTATTGGACTGTTGGGACTAACTTTTTTAGGTCATCATTTTATGACGAAGGGCTTTGTATTAGATTTAAACATTGTTAATACGATTTTCGTCATTTTGGGGATCATTTTACATGGGACACCACAACGTTTCTTAGCAGCAGCTCAGGACGCGATTAAAACTACTTCAGGCATCGTATTCCAATTTCCATTCTATGCAGGTATTATGGGGATGATGACAGCTTCAGGATTGGCAGCAGTTATGTCTGGTTGGTTCGTTTCTATTTCAAATGAGCATACATTCTATTTATTTACGTTTTATGCGGCCGGTCTTGTCAACTTCTTCGTGCCATCAGGTGGCGGTCAATGGTCTGTACAAGCACCGATTATGTTAGACGCGGCGACAGCTTTAAATGCTGACTATGCAAAAACAGCGATGGCAATTGCATGGGGTGATGCGTGGACGAACATGATTCAACCGTTTTGGGCACTACCTGCACTAGCAATCGCGGGCTTACGTGCAAAAGATATTATGGGCTTCTGTGTACTTGTTTTAGTATTCACAGGCATCATTATTAGTATCGGCTTCTTGTTCTTTTAA
- a CDS encoding serine/threonine protein kinase — protein sequence MSENEVKRSVDVAYSKHEMLEKLQKLRMPGLVRQNKIYILTNEVNEFHALARDAQIQIVTTHGIRNHLKALFTKETAIEKILHRLLLSPVEKREYMGVIKKGGMVLVSGTDPFYESEWTGHTLTKWITNQKNPSNLIIWGLKEIRPVAFKSQRTLRMPDMAVAGEFGMAKEVDSDEIPLQDDQRYIRDPKTGELGIYQAPHKDVRAS from the coding sequence TTGTCTGAAAATGAAGTGAAACGCTCGGTTGATGTTGCTTATTCCAAACACGAAATGCTCGAAAAACTCCAGAAATTACGTATGCCTGGTTTAGTAAGACAAAATAAAATTTATATTTTAACGAATGAAGTGAATGAATTTCATGCATTAGCACGAGATGCACAAATTCAAATTGTCACAACTCACGGCATTCGCAATCATTTAAAAGCATTGTTTACAAAAGAAACAGCAATTGAAAAAATACTTCACCGATTGTTGTTATCACCTGTAGAAAAAAGAGAGTACATGGGAGTGATTAAAAAGGGCGGGATGGTGCTTGTGTCAGGAACCGATCCGTTTTACGAAAGTGAGTGGACGGGGCATACATTAACAAAATGGATTACGAATCAAAAAAATCCATCAAACTTAATTATTTGGGGATTAAAAGAAATTCGCCCGGTAGCCTTCAAATCGCAACGAACTCTTCGCATGCCTGATATGGCGGTTGCAGGTGAATTTGGAATGGCAAAAGAGGTAGACTCTGATGAGATTCCACTACAGGATGATCAGCGTTATATTCGTGATCCGAAGACAGGCGAGTTAGGTATTTATCAAGCACCACATAAGGACGTACGCGCTTCGTAA
- the helD gene encoding RNA polymerase recycling motor HelD: MEHPEFIKEQQRLADTVHYMDHILHSSKQNLQAAQDNIRSAMANLEYIDSSDSFLNILTNTRFFEMARNQKEGLEAVRQKPYFARIHFQRDGEEEEFLYIGKTSLFHSETHEPIIVDWRSPVANVYYDGRLGDLTYDVRDEELSGHLFSKRQYKIENSQLLDFRDVDLTTNDELLQEALEGKADVRLTEIVSTIQKEQNDIIRAHLRQPILVQGAAGSGKTTIALHRISYFLYTMGEHFKPEQLMILAPNQLFIDYIGDVLPELGVDKICQTTYAQYVQNATGIKLKLQNPNDQLEKIIASQSENLDTFIISKEKGSKFYQNIMDRYLQRYEQQLADLFDDVFIEKYRIMQGSYLKKLFLIEFQYIPIEKRLERIKKVVQTEVKRKATAVLTTLNGRYEEAIGRALNGIRDDEKRRRIVTKFIDERDERIPKIKQEAKTTASLYMKKFQKAKIKPMYRDVITNRTLLNELAPEWTLEEVEQFVQAHQKEQWVVEDLAALLYLHAKTKGIDDKWKMRVVFIDEVQDYSLFQLAALKVGLETDMFTMVGDLAQGIHSYRALTEWAPVLELFPRATYATLQKSYRTTIEIMELANQILAQMDEDLPLVEPVVRHGKEPEFLLHETFNAQVIQDIYDRIRANGHRSIALICKTTRETEALVKQLQNAQLPAQLLDDHSGIDQEKLLVLPSHLAKGLEFDAVIVLAFETPYFDHAIDRKLLYVALTRAMHELYLIGPSRETFLL, translated from the coding sequence ATGGAGCATCCCGAATTTATTAAAGAACAACAACGCCTTGCTGATACAGTGCACTATATGGATCATATTTTGCATAGTTCAAAACAAAATCTTCAAGCTGCGCAGGACAATATTCGCTCAGCCATGGCCAACTTAGAATACATCGATTCCAGTGATAGCTTTTTAAATATCTTGACGAACACGCGCTTTTTTGAAATGGCACGCAATCAAAAGGAGGGGCTTGAGGCTGTTCGTCAAAAGCCTTATTTTGCACGCATTCATTTTCAACGTGATGGCGAAGAAGAGGAATTTCTTTATATCGGAAAAACGTCTTTGTTCCATAGTGAAACACATGAACCAATTATCGTCGATTGGCGATCCCCTGTCGCAAACGTTTACTACGATGGACGGCTCGGCGATTTAACATACGACGTGCGCGACGAAGAACTTAGTGGCCATTTATTTTCGAAACGACAATACAAAATTGAAAATAGTCAGTTACTCGACTTCCGCGATGTGGATTTAACGACAAATGATGAACTATTGCAAGAGGCACTCGAAGGAAAAGCGGATGTACGTCTAACGGAAATCGTTTCAACGATCCAAAAAGAACAAAATGATATTATACGCGCTCATTTACGTCAGCCAATTCTCGTCCAAGGGGCTGCCGGTTCAGGAAAAACGACGATTGCGCTTCATCGAATTTCGTATTTCCTTTATACGATGGGCGAACATTTCAAGCCTGAACAACTTATGATTTTAGCGCCAAACCAGCTGTTCATCGACTATATTGGGGATGTTTTACCAGAGCTCGGCGTCGATAAAATTTGCCAAACAACCTATGCCCAGTACGTACAAAACGCGACGGGCATTAAATTAAAGCTACAAAACCCAAATGATCAGCTCGAAAAGATTATTGCAAGCCAATCTGAAAACCTGGATACTTTTATTATTTCAAAAGAAAAAGGCAGCAAGTTTTACCAAAATATAATGGACCGTTATTTGCAGCGCTATGAACAGCAGCTTGCCGATTTGTTCGACGATGTATTTATCGAAAAATATCGAATTATGCAAGGTAGCTATTTAAAGAAATTATTTTTAATCGAATTTCAGTATATACCAATTGAAAAGCGCCTTGAACGCATAAAAAAAGTCGTTCAAACCGAAGTAAAGAGAAAAGCAACGGCCGTTCTTACAACACTAAACGGGCGCTATGAAGAGGCAATCGGACGCGCACTTAACGGCATTCGTGATGATGAAAAGCGGCGCCGCATCGTAACAAAATTTATCGACGAGCGGGATGAACGCATTCCAAAAATTAAACAGGAAGCGAAAACGACCGCCTCTCTTTATATGAAAAAGTTCCAAAAGGCAAAGATTAAGCCAATGTATCGCGATGTCATTACGAACCGAACCTTATTAAATGAATTGGCACCTGAATGGACATTGGAAGAGGTTGAACAATTTGTACAAGCCCACCAGAAAGAGCAATGGGTCGTGGAGGATTTAGCGGCACTTCTTTATTTACACGCCAAAACAAAAGGCATTGACGACAAGTGGAAAATGCGTGTCGTCTTTATCGATGAAGTGCAAGATTATAGCTTATTCCAGCTAGCTGCACTGAAAGTTGGACTCGAAACCGATATGTTCACAATGGTTGGCGACCTCGCACAAGGGATTCATAGCTACCGTGCATTAACCGAGTGGGCGCCAGTACTTGAGTTATTCCCACGCGCGACGTATGCAACGCTACAAAAAAGTTATCGAACAACGATTGAAATTATGGAGCTCGCCAATCAAATTTTGGCGCAAATGGATGAGGACCTGCCTCTTGTGGAACCTGTTGTTCGTCACGGTAAGGAACCTGAATTCCTCCTGCATGAAACATTTAATGCACAAGTCATCCAAGACATATACGACCGCATTCGCGCAAATGGTCACCGCTCCATTGCACTTATTTGTAAAACAACTAGGGAAACCGAAGCCCTCGTCAAGCAATTGCAAAATGCACAGCTTCCCGCGCAATTACTCGACGATCACTCTGGTATTGATCAAGAAAAGTTACTCGTCTTACCGAGCCATTTAGCAAAAGGCTTAGAGTTTGATGCGGTGATTGTTCTCGCTTTCGAGACACCGTATTTCGACCATGCCATCGACCGCAAACTGCTCTATGTCGCTTTAACACGTGCTATGCATGAGCTCTATTTAATCGGCCCTTCGCGGGAAACGTTTTTATTGTAA
- a CDS encoding amidase domain-containing protein produces MVIYYNRLAAVAYAQRWWNDYNPQFPVFQDDCTNYISQCLLAGNAPMRGAPPNREVGWWMIGLNERWSFSWSVSHSLRWYLETSKQGLTAKQTGSASDLQLGDIIFYDFQGNGRIDHSTIVTSIIDGVPYVNAHTSNSADRLYTYETSTAYTPQMTYYFYKIDDVFKW; encoded by the coding sequence ATCGTCATTTATTATAACCGATTAGCGGCAGTTGCTTATGCACAACGTTGGTGGAATGATTATAATCCGCAATTTCCTGTTTTTCAGGATGATTGTACGAATTATATTTCGCAGTGTTTGTTGGCAGGCAATGCCCCAATGAGGGGGGCGCCGCCGAATCGTGAAGTCGGTTGGTGGATGATCGGATTAAATGAACGTTGGAGTTTTAGTTGGTCAGTATCGCATTCACTTCGCTGGTACTTGGAAACGTCCAAGCAAGGATTGACCGCAAAACAAACAGGTTCGGCGTCTGATTTACAACTTGGTGATATCATTTTTTACGACTTTCAAGGGAATGGTCGCATTGATCATAGCACGATTGTGACGAGTATAATCGACGGTGTTCCCTATGTAAATGCACATACTTCAAACAGTGCAGATCGACTTTATACGTATGAAACATCGACAGCCTACACACCGCAAATGACCTATTATTTTTATAAAATAGATGATGTTTTCAAATGGTGA
- a CDS encoding CoA transferase subunit A, producing MGKVVASVQEAIHDIENGATILVGGFGLCGIPENLIAAVHDKGVNQLTVVSNNCGVDDFGLGVLLPNRQIKKMVASYVGENKLFEQQFLDGELEVELTPQGTLAERIRAGGAGIPGFYTATGVGTAIAEGKEDKEFDGKTYILERAITGDFALVKAWKADRSGNLVFRKTSRNFNPLVATAGKVTIVEVEELVEVGELNPDEIHLPGVYVQRIVHSQVYEKRIERRILREES from the coding sequence ATGGGGAAAGTAGTAGCATCTGTTCAAGAAGCGATTCATGATATTGAAAATGGCGCAACGATTTTAGTGGGAGGCTTCGGACTTTGTGGTATTCCAGAAAACTTAATTGCTGCTGTACATGACAAAGGGGTTAATCAATTAACGGTAGTAAGTAATAACTGTGGCGTGGATGATTTTGGCTTAGGGGTTTTACTTCCGAATAGACAAATTAAAAAGATGGTTGCTTCATATGTAGGGGAAAATAAATTATTTGAACAGCAGTTTTTAGATGGTGAGCTTGAAGTTGAGTTAACACCACAAGGAACACTTGCTGAACGAATCCGTGCTGGTGGTGCGGGTATCCCAGGCTTCTATACCGCAACTGGGGTAGGAACAGCGATTGCAGAAGGAAAAGAAGACAAGGAATTCGATGGCAAGACCTATATTTTAGAGCGTGCGATTACAGGTGATTTTGCACTTGTAAAAGCATGGAAGGCAGATCGCTCAGGCAATCTTGTATTCCGTAAAACGTCGCGCAACTTTAATCCGCTTGTTGCGACAGCGGGGAAAGTAACGATTGTGGAAGTGGAAGAACTGGTCGAGGTGGGCGAGCTTAATCCAGATGAAATTCATTTACCGGGTGTGTATGTACAACGTATCGTTCACAGTCAGGTTTATGAAAAACGCATCGAACGCCGCATCTTAAGGGAGGAATCGTAA
- a CDS encoding LysR family transcriptional regulator, with product MELRDLRNFIAVVQSGSYTKAANQSFVSQPSLSKSIKRLEEEINIKLLERSTRYVRLTDAGRIVFDQAKKAVLALDEMPVLINDLKQMHTGSISIGIPPLVSTLFFPILARKFHESYPHVKLDLTERGAKLIWELVDNGEVNIGFVVLPANESLFDIQPFIEDEFVLFVHKEHRLAKYKVVSLEDLKDEQFITFSEEYSLHDLVIHACTKAGFIPTVAYKSSQWDLIVELVASRLGITLLPRSIYEKQKHSDIQMVELQEQLLWRLGIITKRDAYLSVAAKEFLSFT from the coding sequence ATGGAATTACGAGATTTACGAAATTTTATTGCTGTCGTACAATCCGGTAGTTATACAAAGGCTGCGAATCAGTCATTTGTGTCGCAACCGTCCCTTAGTAAAAGTATTAAAAGATTAGAAGAAGAGATCAATATAAAATTACTTGAGCGCTCGACCCGCTACGTACGATTGACGGATGCAGGGAGAATTGTATTTGATCAAGCGAAAAAGGCTGTGCTCGCACTAGATGAAATGCCGGTGTTAATAAATGATTTAAAACAAATGCATACAGGGAGTATTTCGATTGGTATTCCACCTTTAGTGAGTACATTATTTTTCCCTATACTTGCTCGGAAATTTCATGAAAGCTATCCACATGTAAAACTAGATTTAACAGAGCGCGGTGCAAAGTTAATTTGGGAATTGGTTGACAATGGAGAAGTGAACATCGGCTTTGTCGTGCTTCCTGCGAACGAGTCATTATTTGATATCCAACCATTTATAGAAGATGAATTTGTTTTATTTGTACATAAAGAACACCGACTTGCCAAATACAAGGTAGTTTCATTAGAAGATTTAAAAGATGAGCAATTTATTACTTTTTCAGAAGAATATTCACTTCATGATTTAGTCATTCATGCATGTACGAAGGCTGGATTTATTCCGACAGTTGCCTATAAAAGTTCACAATGGGATTTAATTGTTGAGCTCGTGGCTTCCCGCTTAGGTATTACGTTACTTCCGCGTTCGATTTATGAAAAACAGAAACATAGCGATATTCAAATGGTTGAATTACAGGAGCAATTGCTGTGGCGTCTGGGAATTATTACGAAAAGGGATGCCTATTTATCTGTTGCCGCCAAGGAATTTTTAAGTTTTACATAA
- a CDS encoding methyl-accepting chemotaxis protein, whose product MRYKSLKTRLIVILLLVGIIPVFVTGTYNYLTASNNYQNIQNEAQDQIEHAVAEHLNKVSTDLKYIAEMYAEDTRVQQLLTETNRGSLEIEGNALFESLQKEHQMSIFEIGDAQGNVHLRGHNVSKYGDSKADILAIQQALKGQEISGFEYGASGLSVRAFVPIKQNNQVIGTLQLGLGNEFLTDFQALFPKTEIDLVDESGEVVRSTHTERVGEQITNDHIAKVMAGEQTQFTDSKKRQIESYLPIQDPTGTKVVSALVLAQDITTTQTTIRHMGITSAIALLITIFAAIVVALFYSRTLTVPIIKTTQMMHALSSGDLASRIADHNRRDEIGKLMTDMKKMQEHLHKTIAEIAQASTTVTTKSTMLAQSTEEVSKGSEAIAETMEYLSQGVEKQTSEVADISRIMVEFSRKLEESTAQGNHLNATSENVLVLSENGAKLMNTSNEQMGEIHQVMKESVEKMVMLDQHAGQISSFVSIIEEVANQTNLLALNASIEAARAGEHGKGFAVVAEEVRKLAEQVAHSVTEITSIVSTIQHDSKEVSTILERGYGQVVTGSEQLEITANTFNEIQDAVSQMAEFIAMMIQNLQEMSHEGHEINDSMQEITALTEETAASVEETTATIIQTSATMGEVATATEQLSDLSDQLNCVVKDYKI is encoded by the coding sequence ATGCGATATAAAAGTTTAAAAACACGACTTATTGTAATTTTATTGTTAGTAGGAATTATTCCGGTATTCGTTACAGGAACCTACAATTATTTGACCGCTTCTAATAACTATCAAAATATCCAAAATGAAGCCCAAGATCAAATTGAACATGCAGTAGCGGAGCATCTTAATAAGGTGTCAACCGATTTGAAATACATAGCAGAGATGTATGCCGAGGATACGCGTGTGCAGCAATTATTAACGGAAACGAACCGAGGCTCTTTAGAAATAGAAGGAAATGCGTTATTTGAAAGTTTGCAAAAAGAACATCAAATGTCGATTTTTGAAATTGGTGATGCACAAGGAAATGTTCATTTACGTGGTCACAATGTTTCAAAATATGGTGACAGTAAAGCCGATATATTGGCGATTCAACAAGCATTAAAGGGACAGGAAATTAGTGGATTTGAATATGGGGCAAGTGGGCTATCTGTTCGTGCCTTTGTACCAATTAAACAAAATAATCAAGTAATAGGGACATTACAATTAGGCCTTGGAAATGAATTTTTAACAGATTTCCAAGCATTATTCCCAAAAACTGAAATAGATTTAGTTGATGAATCAGGTGAAGTTGTTCGTTCTACACATACGGAGCGTGTTGGGGAGCAAATTACGAATGACCATATTGCGAAAGTGATGGCAGGGGAACAAACACAATTTACTGATTCAAAAAAGCGTCAAATTGAAAGCTATCTTCCAATTCAAGATCCAACGGGCACAAAGGTCGTTAGTGCGCTGGTGTTAGCACAAGATATTACAACAACACAAACTACGATCAGGCATATGGGCATTACGAGTGCTATTGCTTTACTCATAACGATTTTTGCAGCGATAGTCGTGGCGTTATTTTATAGTCGCACGTTAACAGTTCCGATTATTAAAACAACACAGATGATGCATGCATTGAGTAGTGGTGATTTAGCGAGTCGAATTGCGGATCATAACCGACGCGATGAAATAGGAAAACTAATGACGGATATGAAAAAGATGCAGGAGCATTTACACAAAACGATTGCAGAAATAGCACAAGCTTCTACCACTGTAACGACGAAAAGTACGATGCTCGCACAATCAACCGAGGAAGTTTCAAAAGGTTCAGAGGCCATTGCGGAAACGATGGAATATTTATCGCAAGGTGTTGAAAAACAAACATCTGAAGTCGCGGATATTTCAAGAATTATGGTCGAGTTTTCTCGCAAATTAGAGGAATCTACAGCACAGGGCAATCATTTAAATGCAACATCAGAAAATGTACTCGTATTATCAGAAAACGGTGCAAAATTGATGAATACTTCAAATGAGCAAATGGGGGAAATTCATCAAGTAATGAAGGAATCTGTAGAAAAGATGGTAATGCTTGATCAGCATGCAGGACAAATTTCATCCTTCGTCTCCATCATTGAAGAAGTAGCGAATCAAACGAATTTACTCGCATTAAATGCATCGATTGAGGCAGCACGTGCAGGTGAACATGGCAAAGGTTTTGCGGTTGTAGCGGAGGAAGTTCGGAAGTTAGCGGAGCAAGTGGCTCATTCGGTAACGGAGATTACATCGATTGTATCGACGATTCAGCATGATTCAAAAGAAGTAAGTACGATATTGGAGCGCGGATACGGTCAAGTGGTTACTGGTTCGGAGCAGCTCGAAATAACAGCAAATACGTTTAATGAAATCCAAGATGCTGTATCACAAATGGCCGAGTTTATTGCAATGATGATTCAAAACCTTCAAGAAATGAGCCATGAAGGCCATGAAATTAATGATTCTATGCAGGAAATTACCGCGCTTACAGAAGAAACAGCAGCAAGTGTTGAAGAAACGACAGCGACCATTATCCAAACAAGTGCAACAATGGGTGAAGTAGCTACAGCAACGGAACAATTATCCGATTTATCCGATCAACTAAATTGCGTTGTGAAGGATTATAAAATTTAG
- a CDS encoding nitroreductase family protein, producing the protein MTLSVKDAILQRRSIKKFNGTLVEKEAVLEILDDAKWAPNHGSREPWRVVMGAGEQLPHVLEILRDLAVPKWQELSEEALSAQMQKFTLAGAYAFMLVKEDMRQKERLEDYAAASCFLQNAQLLALEKGIGTCWKTPGFLDNPKFREALNAGPNERVIAMLQFGHFDEAPKAKERKAVTEFVSDFGA; encoded by the coding sequence ATGACATTATCAGTAAAAGATGCAATTTTACAACGTCGCTCAATTAAAAAGTTTAACGGGACACTTGTTGAAAAAGAAGCGGTTTTAGAAATTTTAGATGATGCAAAGTGGGCACCAAATCACGGAAGTCGTGAACCATGGCGTGTCGTAATGGGCGCTGGGGAACAGTTACCACACGTATTAGAAATATTACGAGATTTAGCCGTTCCAAAATGGCAGGAGCTTTCAGAAGAGGCACTTTCTGCACAAATGCAGAAATTTACATTAGCAGGTGCTTATGCATTTATGTTAGTGAAAGAAGATATGCGTCAAAAAGAACGTTTAGAAGATTATGCTGCGGCATCTTGCTTCTTACAAAACGCACAGCTACTAGCTTTGGAAAAAGGTATCGGCACTTGTTGGAAAACACCAGGATTTTTAGATAATCCAAAATTCCGTGAAGCATTAAATGCAGGGCCGAATGAGCGTGTTATTGCGATGCTTCAATTTGGTCATTTTGATGAAGCACCAAAAGCGAAAGAGCGAAAAGCGGTAACAGAATTCGTTAGCGATTTTGGCGCGTAA
- a CDS encoding DUF2804 domain-containing protein has protein sequence MKQHAEKEILQPTTLCDNKGNLNPAAIGFARKPIIDCNLTGHFMRKKKWNYWCVYGEDILFSATISHLDYAAVCFIYFLEYETQRYFEKTITIPLGARVKMPTQVLESVQFANNDLSINITYFNGDTHLTVISSNFDGEHLHAELTIQHPKNDDSLNVVIPWNRQTFQFTAKHHTLPTSGIVKIGEKRFIFHPEESFAVLDYGRGVWPRQATWNWGMASQRVRKRRIGLNFGGQWTDGTGMTENAVFVDGVMTKIHEDVIFDYDRTNFMKPWRVTSKFSNTVQLTFTPFFERVALTNAKLVRSEVHQMIGYYDGRVTLANGEILHIQQMLGCIEEHAAKW, from the coding sequence ATGAAGCAACATGCAGAAAAAGAAATTTTGCAACCAACGACACTTTGTGATAATAAAGGAAATTTAAATCCCGCAGCAATCGGATTTGCACGCAAGCCGATTATCGATTGTAATTTAACAGGTCATTTCATGCGGAAGAAAAAATGGAATTATTGGTGCGTATATGGTGAAGATATTTTATTTTCTGCAACAATTAGCCATTTAGATTATGCAGCGGTTTGCTTCATCTATTTCCTTGAATATGAAACACAACGTTATTTTGAAAAAACAATTACCATTCCACTTGGAGCAAGAGTTAAAATGCCGACACAAGTACTCGAATCCGTTCAATTCGCAAATAATGACCTGTCGATTAATATTACATACTTCAATGGCGATACGCATTTAACTGTTATTTCATCAAACTTTGACGGAGAGCATTTACATGCCGAGCTAACGATTCAACATCCAAAAAATGATGATTCTCTAAATGTAGTTATCCCGTGGAACCGCCAAACATTCCAATTTACTGCAAAACATCATACTTTACCGACATCAGGCATTGTTAAAATTGGAGAAAAGCGTTTTATATTTCATCCTGAAGAAAGCTTTGCTGTATTAGATTACGGGCGCGGTGTTTGGCCAAGGCAAGCTACTTGGAATTGGGGCATGGCTTCACAACGTGTTCGTAAACGACGAATCGGTTTAAATTTTGGCGGTCAATGGACGGATGGCACAGGGATGACAGAAAATGCTGTATTCGTTGACGGGGTTATGACGAAAATTCATGAGGATGTTATTTTTGACTATGATCGCACTAACTTTATGAAGCCTTGGCGTGTCACATCAAAATTTAGCAACACCGTACAGCTTACATTTACCCCCTTCTTTGAACGCGTAGCCCTAACAAACGCCAAACTTGTCCGCTCTGAAGTACACCAAATGATTGGCTATTATGATGGACGAGTTACACTGGCAAATGGGGAAATACTTCACATCCAGCAAATGCTTGGTTGTATTGAAGAACATGCTGCGAAGTGGTAA